A stretch of DNA from Papio anubis isolate 15944 chromosome 4, Panubis1.0, whole genome shotgun sequence:
CTCCATCTCTGACCCTTGGAGTCACAGTCCCTTCTTGCTACCTCATCTCGTTTCATGCACCAGTATAAAAAAAGctggtgtgtttgtttgtttgtttgtttgttttttccagctTTAAGTACTTTTCTGTCTGGAGCCTAATGCCTATCTTTGGCTAGAGATTGAAAATTGCTTTTCatctctcctcctcttcatctttgGAAATTTCATGATCTCTTTGATTTGTGCGGTGGTACTTACTAACTTCCTCTAAGTGAAGAGCATTTGCTTATTCAGAGAGAATCATAGACAGTCCCCCGGAGGAGGTGAGAAGTGTAGAAACAAATGACCATCACAATCTCAGGGCAGGTTGGAAAGTGGATTTTGTTGTGTAATTGCTTATATAATGGTTATGATTATGGGTTCAGCAGTCATATTGCCTAAGTTTGATTCTGGACTAGGTACTTATTAGCTGGGAGAATTGGTTAGATTATATAATCTCTCTGTAGCTCTGTTTTCTCACCTAAAAACAGTAGTAATAGTCTCTACCTCAGGGTTTTTATGAGGACGTAAAGAGCTCTTACTTGTAAGGTTCTTGGAATAGTGCTTCACCaagcactctgtgtgtgtgtgtgtgtgtgtatgtgtgtgtgcgtgtgcatttGCGTGAGCATGTGAGTGTTGTATGTGAACTAGAGATGTCTTTGTTCTGGATCTCACCACCCAGAACCAAGTACAGTTCTAAACTAACTCTCTAATCTCATTGAGAACAGCCTCCACTCCCAACCACTCTGTGTTCTGTGTTCCTCTGAATCTCGTAACCTCTTTTGCAGCCATGGCCATAGGACTCGTCAAACAGGATAAGAAGACTTCCATAAATAATCTCTGACTCTCCTGGCCTCATCATGGCACATTCTAGACGGAGAAGAAACCCACATTCACCTAACATATCCTATATGAGGTATGTTGCTAATAAAGTCCTACATTGTCCTGGTTAAGTAGAGAAGGCTTGGGAGCCAGATTGTTTGGGTTTGAGTCTAACATCTTCCATCTGCTTAAAGtttgcatctataaaatgggacaaTAATGGGAAATGGATTGACTATAATGATAAACTGAGGTTATCTCTATAAAGTACCTATCAAATGTGCAGTGGATGGCACAGAGTAATTTATAATAATGCtaaatattaatgttattattaaaacccttttttccattgaattgtctCTGTGTGGGGCTTTCCATTCATCCCCAGCAGTGAAAAGTTGTGTGGTGGTACTTACTAACTTCCTCTAAGTGAAGAGCATTTGCTTATTCAGAGAGAATCATAGACAGTCCCCTGGAGGAGGTGAGAAGAGTAGAAACAAATGACCATCACAATCTCAGGGCAGGTTGGAAAGTGGATTTTGTTGTGTAATTGCTTCATATTGCCAGCTGAATGTTTATGGATTCACTCTCTCTGACAACAAAAATTGTCAGACACTTTGTaggattttataaaaatcaatttcctTCCAAGCTGAAGTAGGCTTTTAGGTACATTTACTACTTAGAGAGGAAGTACAATTGAGGGGAAACAtccaaataaagatgaaaatggaCAGAGGTATCAGTGGGTTCTGGAGTCTCTGCCTGtggctgtattttaaaaaactttttataggTATGACTCTGTCTGGTAATAACTGCTATTCCACTACTACGGAGCATACCTGACTAAGTCATGGGTGGGGTGTCTGTTTTAAACTTCTGGACTCATAGCAGTGTACAAAATAAATCTTTCCCCAACATTCTCAACTCAATAAgcagttaaattaaaaaatgttaagtataacAAATGCATCAAAAACTAAATACTTCCCAGGcaggaaaaaggaatgctttgCAGAGTCGCTTGGTTCATTCAGTTTCAGATATAAAGAGTAGTGAACTTAGGTGGTATTTGGTACCAATATTCCAGGAGATGACTGAGGCTGGAGATTCAAATGTCACACCAGTTGGAAATGACTTTCCTTGCACAATGCTCTCCTCAGGGCACCCTTGACCTCTGCGTTCCTCAGGCTGTAAATCAGGGGATTCAGTGTTGGGttgaaaaaactgtaaaatagaaaaagtaccTTCTGCAGCTCCTCAGGGTGGCGGGACTTGGGGGCCATGTACATGATGATGGCGCTGCCAAAGAAGAGCCCCACCAcgcagaggtgggaggagcaggtAGAGAAGGCCTTTCTGCGGCCCTCCCCAGACTGGATCCTCAGGATGGCCGTCAGGATGTGCAAGTAGGAGACCAGCACCAGGCAGAGTGGCCCCACCAGGAAGAACACACAGGCTGCAAAGATGACCACCTGATTGAGCCAGGTGTCAGCACAGGCCAGCCTGAggacagacaggatttcacagaAGAAGTGGTTGATTTCATAAGGCCCACAGAAGGGCAGTCTTAGGATGAGAACCACATGGACCAGAGCCAGAAGGGAGCCACATGTCCAAGAAGTGATGGCCAGGGTGATGCAGACTCTCCAGGTCACGATGATGGAATATCGGAGAGGGTGGCAGATGGCCACATAACGATCGTAGGACATCACCACCAACAGGAGACATTCGCTATGTCCACAAGTCAAACAGAGAAAGGTCTGCATCATGCAGCCCGCAAAGGAGATGGGCTTGGCTGGATGCAGGAGGTTCACCAGCATCTGGGGCACCATGTTGCAAGCATAAGTGATGTCGACAACAGCCAGGTGTGAgaggaagaagtacatgggggTGTGGAGTCTGGAGTCCAGTGAGATGAGCCCCAGGATGGCCCCGTTCCCCAGCAGGGTGAAGACATGGAACAGGGACAAGAGGCCAAAGAGGAGCATCTGAATCCTTGGGTCCAGGAGAAATCCCAGTAGGAGGAACTCTGTGACCATTGTCTGATTTTCCCCCATTTccctgtgaaaaagaaaaagatcgcTTAGGACCAGATTGTCAAAAACACCTAgagattattttatgaatttagtcatttttaaaagataaacttttaaCATGAGTGATTTAGCTACACGTTAAGTTAATTACCGATTGTAAATATCCAGCGTTATGGAAGGCATTGTGTCACAAATGATAGGATACATAGAGCCATTGACACATCATGGGAAGAAAGAGTGTCGTAGCAAAAGTGGAAGTAAAATGACCATGTAATAAGGATTGTCTTGAAGCTGcacatataaaaattactaaGAGAATTCCTGAAGTGTAGAAATAATCAGTAATGGAAGAACTCCAAATATGGAAATTAGAGTGGTCCtagaaaaaaagatgatgtaATCCCAATTTCTCAGTAGAAATATCAACTGTTTTGCTTTCAACATCTGAAATCCACCTTTGTACTCTGGAGCAGTTTATATAATAACAGAAGAAGCAGAAAGATAAAAAGCAACTTTAATGACATTGTGATTGTTTGGGTTCCTGAGAAGGAACTAATGGATGTGCTACAAATGTGTTCTAATTGCAATCTTTATTTTACAATGAGTCATAAATAGGAACCGATAATTGGCGATTTGGCAGTTAATCTACTGATTGATGGACAGTTACTGATTTACCGAAAACTGGTTTTGAATAACAACTCATACAATTTGTAGATATTAGATTTTTCAGGGCTAGTTTGTACAAACATATCATTTAAAACATTCACAATGCCTGAATGTTATGTTTGCCACTGGGTtatatatcatttcttttttggtCTCTCCTTTCAGTTTTGCCAACCCTTTGGTACATTTAATCCATTTGAGTTTAAGTAAGATGTTCTTTTTACCATGTAGAATAAAAGAAACtatggagaaaaaattaaaatgaagtgtCTTTCAAAAACACCAGAAATGACCattcataaaaaattagctgtgtttCAGCAACATAAGAATTGCTAAATACTTTACAGGTGTCTGATTAAAACTACTTTTTTGCAAAGAGCTAATTTAGTGACTTCATTATTTTGCAGATTATTATAGCAATAAAATTGTCAGTCAGGTAATTGGTATTTGTGAATTGGTGATGTGCCAAATAACATTTGGGGTTTTATCCTTAAGTCCTAGATAACATTTTCCTCAGTATACCTTGTAGAAATCTAGTATTTTGTGGgtgcaaatttttttttagtgccTTTGCTAGGCAAAAGTAACCTGAGGCTGAGCCATTGAACCTGTACCTGCTTATCTCCGAAGAAAAAACTTCTCCGGATTAATGTAAGGAAATGTGCTGCTTTGGATGAGACCCTGGTCCAGCTGTCATtggagcaaagacatggaatcaacctacatgtccACCAacgatggactggataaagaaaatgtggtacatatacaccatggcatactatgcagccataaaaaggaatgagctttTGTCCTTTGATGGACATAGATGGacctggagaccattatccttagcaaactaatgcaggaacagaaaaccaaatacctaatgttctcacatataagcaggagctaaatgatgagaacacatggacacatagaggggaacaacacacactggggcctatcggagGGCAAAGggtggcaggaggaagaagaccaggaaaaataactaatgggtactaggcttaatatctgggtaaTGAGATAATTTGTACAACAAGCCCCCCaagacacaaatttacctatgtaacaaactgcatttgtacccctgaacttaaaagttaaagaaagtttaaaaaatcatctaattGGAACACTGCAGAACGTCCCCACTGGATTCTTTTCCAGTGGTAACAAATGATTGTATACTTATAAGCATTATCAATAAATCATTGATTATTATCAGCAAGGCACAAATAAATTCTAGTGAATATTGTAATTTCATAGCACATGACCAaggcttatatatttttttcaggattctattaaaaaaaaatactccgCTAGGCCAACCTTCTACATTTAATTGGAAAATATgcaaagcatatgaaaatatttggttGTGAAATG
This window harbors:
- the LOC101021469 gene encoding olfactory receptor 2A1/2A42; this encodes MGENQTMVTEFLLLGFLLDPRIQMLLFGLLSLFHVFTLLGNGAILGLISLDSRLHTPMYFFLSHLAVVDITYACNMVPQMLVNLLHPAKPISFAGCMMQTFLCLTCGHSECLLLVVMSYDRYVAICHPLRYSIIVTWRVCITLAITSWTCGSLLALVHVVLILRLPFCGPYEINHFFCEILSVLRLACADTWLNQVVIFAACVFFLVGPLCLVLVSYLHILTAILRIQSGEGRRKAFSTCSSHLCVVGLFFGSAIIMYMAPKSRHPEELQKVLFLFYSFFNPTLNPLIYSLRNAEVKGALRRALCKESHFQLV